A genomic window from Peromyscus maniculatus bairdii isolate BWxNUB_F1_BW_parent chromosome 1, HU_Pman_BW_mat_3.1, whole genome shotgun sequence includes:
- the Eri2 gene encoding ERI1 exoribonuclease 2 isoform X1 → MATKRLARRLGLIRRKSVAPASGNPGRSRFKQTYDYLIVIDFESTCWKDGKHHNSPEIIEFPAVLLSTATGEIESEFHAYVQPQEHPILSEFCTELTGIKQVQVDEGVPLKICLSQFCKWIHKIQQQKKIVFTTGDSEPSSEVKLCAFVTWSDWDLGVCLEYECRRKQLLKPVFLNSWIDLRATYKLFYKRKPKGLNGALQEVGIEFSGREHSGLDDSRNTALLAWKMIRDGCLMKITRSLNKVLTKKNPKILVRNLGTDQVEETSACNVSIQGPSIYQKEPKSIVNTQEDAQMNLVCMNSSIKEQLQLKSNTKVDLHNNKHCIPLCTTKPSTFGEQLGSPTLMQKQRKSEQLALNDKSKSSALNSNLVLVSTTIPSVNVVSNGEVGYTFDCLPMLAEWEDVVLLPSSQAEQDKDCVPPISDTNVDTSLNSGERSMVLKEPEILSYENFEDLKETPQNFEISKSIVYKSPHSTVYNVKGAKHSGSDASAFKLPGCKPFTFNSLNANASHPSALRKQPLPLGGTKRNSPSPLPFPRAKKQTFSIHEEKPASSTCSPGASSRKVLSSISTSTVNLQEPWESGKMTPPLCKCGRRSKRLIVSNNGPNHGKAFYCCPVGKYQEDRKCCGYFKWEQTLQKERGNSKALSRSSEGLAFSSPETSHIRDRNLSFPVKNPLRLRPSMRN, encoded by the exons ATGGCGACCAAGCGCCTGGCGCG GCGGCTTGGATTAATTAGGAGAAAGTCAGTTGCACCAGCAAGTGGGAATCCAGGAAGAAGCAGATTCA AACAGACGTATGACTACTTAATTGTCATTGATTTTGAGTCTACATGCTGGAAAGATGGGAAACACCACAATAGCCCTGAAATAA TTGAATTTCCAGCAGTTTTGTTGAGTACAGCAACTGGAGAGATTGAATCTGAGTTTCATGCTTATGTCCAGCCTCAAGAACATCCAATCCTTTCTGAATTTTGCACAGAACTTACAGGGATAAAGCAG GTTCAAGTTGATGAAGGAGTCCCTCTGAAGATTTGCTTATCTCAGTTCTGTAAATGGATTCATAAGATTCAGCAGCAGAAGAAAATTGTCTTTACTACTGGGGATTCAGAGCCTTCTTCTGAAGTAAAATTGTGTGCTTTTGTTACTTGGTCAG ACTGGGACTTGGGGGTTTGCCTAGAGTATGAGTGTAGAAGAAAGCAGCTCTTAAAACCCGTGTTCCTAAACTCCTGGATTGATCTTAGAGCAACTTACAAG CTTTTTTATAAGAGAAAACCCAAAGGACTAAATGGCGCCTTGCAGGAAGTGGGAATAGAATTTTCAGGACGGGAACATTCTG GCTTAGATGATTCTCGGAACACTGCTCTTCTTGCTTGGAAAATGATCAGGGACGGTTGCCTAATGAAAATTACCAGGTCCTTGAACAAG GTTCTCACTAAGAAGAATCCCAAGATTTTGGTGCGAAATTTGGGTACAGATCAAGTTGAAGAAACATCTGCCTGCAACGTTAGCATCCAGGGTCCCAGCATATATCAGAAGGAGCCCAAAAGTATAGTAAATACCCAGGAAGATGCTCAAATGAATTTAGTTTGTATGAATTCGTCTATAAAGGAACAATTACAACTAAAGAGTAATACTAAAGTGGATCTTCACAATAACAAACATTGCATTCCTCTTTGTACTACTAAGCCCTCAACTTTTGGGGAACAACTGGGTTCCCCCACTTTGatgcagaagcaaagaaaaagtgAACAGCTTGCATTGAATGACAAATCAAAGTCCTCAGCACTTAACTCCAACTTGGTACTTGTATCTACGACCATTCCATCTGTTAATGTTGTTTCTAATGGAGAAGTGGGCTATACTTTTGACTGTTTACCTATGTTGGCTGAGTGGGAAGATGTAGTTTTACTTCCATCATCTCAGGCTGAACAAGATAAAGATTGTGTGCCTCCGATTAGTGACACAAATGTAGATACTTCTCTTAATTCTGGAGAGAGATCGATGGTTTTAAAAGAACCAGAAATTCTTAGTTATGAAAACTTTGAAGACCTCAAGGAAACTCCTCAAAACTTTGAAATATCTAAGTCTATTGTGTATAAGAGTCCCCACAGTACCGTCTATAATGTAAAGGGAGCTAAACATTCAGGTTCAGATGCTTCTGCTTTTAAATTACCTGGATGCAAACCATTTACCTTCAACAGTCTTAATGCCAATGCATCGCATCCTTCAGCTTTGAGGAAACAACCTCTTCCCTTAGGTGGTACTAAAAGGAATTCACCTAGTCCCCTACCTTTCCCACGAGCGAAAAAGCAGACCTTCAGTATTCATGAAGAAAAGCCTGCATCATCTACTTGCTCCCCAGGAGCCTCTTCCCGAAAAGTTCTTTCCTCCATATCAACATCCACAGTTAATCTACAAGAGCCTTGGGAGAGTGGGAAGATGACACCTCCCTTATGCAAGTGTGGCAGAAGATCTAAGCGGCTTATTGTTTCTAATAACGGGCCAAACCATGGGAAAGCCTTCTACTGTTGCCCTGTTGGGAAATaccaagaagacagaaaatgcTGCGGTTATTTTAAATGGGAACAAACACTTCAAAAGGAAAGAGGCAATAGCAAAGCTCTATCTCGTTCCTCAGAAGGACTCGCTTTCAGCTCTCCAGAAACAAGCCATATTCGTGACAGAAATTTAAGTTTTCCTGTTAAAAATCCTTTACGACTCAGACCGTCAATGAGAAATTGA
- the Eri2 gene encoding ERI1 exoribonuclease 2 isoform X2, whose product MVLRRLGLIRRKSVAPASGNPGRSRFKQTYDYLIVIDFESTCWKDGKHHNSPEIIEFPAVLLSTATGEIESEFHAYVQPQEHPILSEFCTELTGIKQVQVDEGVPLKICLSQFCKWIHKIQQQKKIVFTTGDSEPSSEVKLCAFVTWSDWDLGVCLEYECRRKQLLKPVFLNSWIDLRATYKLFYKRKPKGLNGALQEVGIEFSGREHSGLDDSRNTALLAWKMIRDGCLMKITRSLNKVLTKKNPKILVRNLGTDQVEETSACNVSIQGPSIYQKEPKSIVNTQEDAQMNLVCMNSSIKEQLQLKSNTKVDLHNNKHCIPLCTTKPSTFGEQLGSPTLMQKQRKSEQLALNDKSKSSALNSNLVLVSTTIPSVNVVSNGEVGYTFDCLPMLAEWEDVVLLPSSQAEQDKDCVPPISDTNVDTSLNSGERSMVLKEPEILSYENFEDLKETPQNFEISKSIVYKSPHSTVYNVKGAKHSGSDASAFKLPGCKPFTFNSLNANASHPSALRKQPLPLGGTKRNSPSPLPFPRAKKQTFSIHEEKPASSTCSPGASSRKVLSSISTSTVNLQEPWESGKMTPPLCKCGRRSKRLIVSNNGPNHGKAFYCCPVGKYQEDRKCCGYFKWEQTLQKERGNSKALSRSSEGLAFSSPETSHIRDRNLSFPVKNPLRLRPSMRN is encoded by the exons ATGGTCCTCAG GCGGCTTGGATTAATTAGGAGAAAGTCAGTTGCACCAGCAAGTGGGAATCCAGGAAGAAGCAGATTCA AACAGACGTATGACTACTTAATTGTCATTGATTTTGAGTCTACATGCTGGAAAGATGGGAAACACCACAATAGCCCTGAAATAA TTGAATTTCCAGCAGTTTTGTTGAGTACAGCAACTGGAGAGATTGAATCTGAGTTTCATGCTTATGTCCAGCCTCAAGAACATCCAATCCTTTCTGAATTTTGCACAGAACTTACAGGGATAAAGCAG GTTCAAGTTGATGAAGGAGTCCCTCTGAAGATTTGCTTATCTCAGTTCTGTAAATGGATTCATAAGATTCAGCAGCAGAAGAAAATTGTCTTTACTACTGGGGATTCAGAGCCTTCTTCTGAAGTAAAATTGTGTGCTTTTGTTACTTGGTCAG ACTGGGACTTGGGGGTTTGCCTAGAGTATGAGTGTAGAAGAAAGCAGCTCTTAAAACCCGTGTTCCTAAACTCCTGGATTGATCTTAGAGCAACTTACAAG CTTTTTTATAAGAGAAAACCCAAAGGACTAAATGGCGCCTTGCAGGAAGTGGGAATAGAATTTTCAGGACGGGAACATTCTG GCTTAGATGATTCTCGGAACACTGCTCTTCTTGCTTGGAAAATGATCAGGGACGGTTGCCTAATGAAAATTACCAGGTCCTTGAACAAG GTTCTCACTAAGAAGAATCCCAAGATTTTGGTGCGAAATTTGGGTACAGATCAAGTTGAAGAAACATCTGCCTGCAACGTTAGCATCCAGGGTCCCAGCATATATCAGAAGGAGCCCAAAAGTATAGTAAATACCCAGGAAGATGCTCAAATGAATTTAGTTTGTATGAATTCGTCTATAAAGGAACAATTACAACTAAAGAGTAATACTAAAGTGGATCTTCACAATAACAAACATTGCATTCCTCTTTGTACTACTAAGCCCTCAACTTTTGGGGAACAACTGGGTTCCCCCACTTTGatgcagaagcaaagaaaaagtgAACAGCTTGCATTGAATGACAAATCAAAGTCCTCAGCACTTAACTCCAACTTGGTACTTGTATCTACGACCATTCCATCTGTTAATGTTGTTTCTAATGGAGAAGTGGGCTATACTTTTGACTGTTTACCTATGTTGGCTGAGTGGGAAGATGTAGTTTTACTTCCATCATCTCAGGCTGAACAAGATAAAGATTGTGTGCCTCCGATTAGTGACACAAATGTAGATACTTCTCTTAATTCTGGAGAGAGATCGATGGTTTTAAAAGAACCAGAAATTCTTAGTTATGAAAACTTTGAAGACCTCAAGGAAACTCCTCAAAACTTTGAAATATCTAAGTCTATTGTGTATAAGAGTCCCCACAGTACCGTCTATAATGTAAAGGGAGCTAAACATTCAGGTTCAGATGCTTCTGCTTTTAAATTACCTGGATGCAAACCATTTACCTTCAACAGTCTTAATGCCAATGCATCGCATCCTTCAGCTTTGAGGAAACAACCTCTTCCCTTAGGTGGTACTAAAAGGAATTCACCTAGTCCCCTACCTTTCCCACGAGCGAAAAAGCAGACCTTCAGTATTCATGAAGAAAAGCCTGCATCATCTACTTGCTCCCCAGGAGCCTCTTCCCGAAAAGTTCTTTCCTCCATATCAACATCCACAGTTAATCTACAAGAGCCTTGGGAGAGTGGGAAGATGACACCTCCCTTATGCAAGTGTGGCAGAAGATCTAAGCGGCTTATTGTTTCTAATAACGGGCCAAACCATGGGAAAGCCTTCTACTGTTGCCCTGTTGGGAAATaccaagaagacagaaaatgcTGCGGTTATTTTAAATGGGAACAAACACTTCAAAAGGAAAGAGGCAATAGCAAAGCTCTATCTCGTTCCTCAGAAGGACTCGCTTTCAGCTCTCCAGAAACAAGCCATATTCGTGACAGAAATTTAAGTTTTCCTGTTAAAAATCCTTTACGACTCAGACCGTCAATGAGAAATTGA
- the Eri2 gene encoding ERI1 exoribonuclease 2 isoform X3 yields the protein MIRDGCLMKITRSLNKVLTKKNPKILVRNLGTDQVEETSACNVSIQGPSIYQKEPKSIVNTQEDAQMNLVCMNSSIKEQLQLKSNTKVDLHNNKHCIPLCTTKPSTFGEQLGSPTLMQKQRKSEQLALNDKSKSSALNSNLVLVSTTIPSVNVVSNGEVGYTFDCLPMLAEWEDVVLLPSSQAEQDKDCVPPISDTNVDTSLNSGERSMVLKEPEILSYENFEDLKETPQNFEISKSIVYKSPHSTVYNVKGAKHSGSDASAFKLPGCKPFTFNSLNANASHPSALRKQPLPLGGTKRNSPSPLPFPRAKKQTFSIHEEKPASSTCSPGASSRKVLSSISTSTVNLQEPWESGKMTPPLCKCGRRSKRLIVSNNGPNHGKAFYCCPVGKYQEDRKCCGYFKWEQTLQKERGNSKALSRSSEGLAFSSPETSHIRDRNLSFPVKNPLRLRPSMRN from the exons ATGATCAGGGACGGTTGCCTAATGAAAATTACCAGGTCCTTGAACAAG GTTCTCACTAAGAAGAATCCCAAGATTTTGGTGCGAAATTTGGGTACAGATCAAGTTGAAGAAACATCTGCCTGCAACGTTAGCATCCAGGGTCCCAGCATATATCAGAAGGAGCCCAAAAGTATAGTAAATACCCAGGAAGATGCTCAAATGAATTTAGTTTGTATGAATTCGTCTATAAAGGAACAATTACAACTAAAGAGTAATACTAAAGTGGATCTTCACAATAACAAACATTGCATTCCTCTTTGTACTACTAAGCCCTCAACTTTTGGGGAACAACTGGGTTCCCCCACTTTGatgcagaagcaaagaaaaagtgAACAGCTTGCATTGAATGACAAATCAAAGTCCTCAGCACTTAACTCCAACTTGGTACTTGTATCTACGACCATTCCATCTGTTAATGTTGTTTCTAATGGAGAAGTGGGCTATACTTTTGACTGTTTACCTATGTTGGCTGAGTGGGAAGATGTAGTTTTACTTCCATCATCTCAGGCTGAACAAGATAAAGATTGTGTGCCTCCGATTAGTGACACAAATGTAGATACTTCTCTTAATTCTGGAGAGAGATCGATGGTTTTAAAAGAACCAGAAATTCTTAGTTATGAAAACTTTGAAGACCTCAAGGAAACTCCTCAAAACTTTGAAATATCTAAGTCTATTGTGTATAAGAGTCCCCACAGTACCGTCTATAATGTAAAGGGAGCTAAACATTCAGGTTCAGATGCTTCTGCTTTTAAATTACCTGGATGCAAACCATTTACCTTCAACAGTCTTAATGCCAATGCATCGCATCCTTCAGCTTTGAGGAAACAACCTCTTCCCTTAGGTGGTACTAAAAGGAATTCACCTAGTCCCCTACCTTTCCCACGAGCGAAAAAGCAGACCTTCAGTATTCATGAAGAAAAGCCTGCATCATCTACTTGCTCCCCAGGAGCCTCTTCCCGAAAAGTTCTTTCCTCCATATCAACATCCACAGTTAATCTACAAGAGCCTTGGGAGAGTGGGAAGATGACACCTCCCTTATGCAAGTGTGGCAGAAGATCTAAGCGGCTTATTGTTTCTAATAACGGGCCAAACCATGGGAAAGCCTTCTACTGTTGCCCTGTTGGGAAATaccaagaagacagaaaatgcTGCGGTTATTTTAAATGGGAACAAACACTTCAAAAGGAAAGAGGCAATAGCAAAGCTCTATCTCGTTCCTCAGAAGGACTCGCTTTCAGCTCTCCAGAAACAAGCCATATTCGTGACAGAAATTTAAGTTTTCCTGTTAAAAATCCTTTACGACTCAGACCGTCAATGAGAAATTGA